TAGATCCCTCTAAATCTCCCTTAAAAAGGGAGACTTTGATGACCGTTCCCCCTTTTTTAAGGGGGGTTAGGGGGGATCTAAAAGTGCCTAAAGTCACAGCAAAACACTTTATGACTACACCACGCAAGCTATCAAACATCCTCTTAGATTAGTTGCTGTTGATGTTGAGGACTAAAGTCCTCACTACTAATTAAACAGAAAATACTACTCGAAACCCACACATTCTCAAACCACCGTCTGCTTCGTTCCAACTTCTACTAGCACTGCGACAAAGTTCTGCACTAAAATTCCATGCACCACCTCTTAAAACTCGACGATGTTGATCACCGCCATCTTCCCATACAGTACCATCTGTAGGTGCGTCATTATAGTTATTATGCCAAGAATCTGCACACCATTCCCACACTAAACCGTGCATATCATATAAACCAAAAGCATTAGCAACTTCAAAATAACCAACATGAGTTGTTTCTTTCCGAAATCTACTTTTTGGTTCTACAGAATAAGTATCACTACCGCTACAGTTAATTAAATCAGAAGTAATTGTTTCTCCAAAATGAAAAGATGTGGTAGTTCCCGCACGACAAGCATACTCCCATTCTGCTTCACTAGGTAAACGATATTGTCTCCCAGTTTTAATTGCCAATCTTGCACAAAATTCCACAGCTTCATACCAAGAAACATTTTCTACTGGCAGATTTGCACCTTTAAATTTTGATGGATTAGGGGGCAATGCTTGTTTAACTTCAGGTAAAGCTGCTACTGTTCTCCACTGTAATTGAGTAATAGGATATTTAGTTATAAAAAACGGTGGAACTATGACTTCATGTTGAGGACGTTCATCATCATCACCTTCACAACTCAGAGAACCCATGATAAAATTCCCACTGGGAATTGATACCATTTCTAAAGTTGTATTTCTGCCTAATTCTTCGGCAAAATATTTAGTATTCCGTCTATCACGGTTAACTTCTCTCCCAGAAGTATCTACCGTAATCACATAATAATCAAAGTTGTACAAGAGAGGTAAGGGAACAGTTATTTTTATTGGAGGTGGTGGTGTTAATGGTGGTTGAGGAAAGGAAGGAAATTTGATGGCTACGGGAGATTTAGGAAAGTTTAAATCATCCAAAACATCCATTGCTGACTGATATCTATCACTAGCAAAATGTTGAAGTAATTTATTTAATATTTGCTTTAATTCATCGCTAATAGTAATTTTTTTGATTCGTAAACGTTTTTCCCATAACCATTTAGCATTCATCGCATCATAAAGATGATCTTGAAGTTGTCCATAATCATCTTGTAATGGTAAATCTTGAGTTAATAACCGCACACAAGTGACACCCAAAGCATATAAATCACTCGCTTGACAAGCAAACCCGGCCATTTGTTCTGTCGGTGCATAACCAAGGGTATAAATAGCCGTAGCTTGTCTAGCTATACTGGTTTGAGTAACTTGTTTCGCACCTCCAAAATCAATTAAGACGGGTTTTTTGTCACTATCCCGACGCACAATGTTTTCTGGTTTAATATCGCGGTGAATTACATTGTGTTTGTGAACAAAATCTAAAACTGGTAACAAATCAGCTAAAAATTGCCGAACTTCGGTTTCACTATAAGCTTGATTTTGCAATTCTTCTAGCAGAGTTTTACCAATAATAAATTCCTGCACTAAATATAAACTAGAACCTTGTTCAAAGTAAGCTAAAAGTCGCGGAATTTGGGGATGATTTTCTCCCAAATCATACAATCTAAAAGCTTCTTCTTTGAAAAATTCTGCTGCTTTAGCACGTTGTCCAGTTCCTTGAACTTGAGGAAAAAATTGCTTAATTACACAAGGTGCATTCAGTCTATCTACATCTTCAGCAGCGTAGGTTCTGCTAAACCCACCTTCACCTAATAACCTCAAAACCCGGTAACGGTTTCGCAGCAATTCCCCAAAATTACTTTCTTGACAACTCAGACAAGATTGAGAGGTTTTCGGGTTGAAGGGGTTGGAACAATTGGGATTTTGGCAAATTTGCATGAATGTTGAGAAAATAGGATCTTGTCAAAATTCAGCCCCAATATTATTAAGTTGTCAAAACGATATTTATTACTGTGAGAAAAATTATCTGAACTATGATTTACTTGATTTAGATGATTATTGTGATTTAAATTAGAGAGATTCAAA
The window above is part of the Dolichospermum sp. DET69 genome. Proteins encoded here:
- a CDS encoding SUMF1/EgtB/PvdO family nonheme iron enzyme, which codes for MQICQNPNCSNPFNPKTSQSCLSCQESNFGELLRNRYRVLRLLGEGGFSRTYAAEDVDRLNAPCVIKQFFPQVQGTGQRAKAAEFFKEEAFRLYDLGENHPQIPRLLAYFEQGSSLYLVQEFIIGKTLLEELQNQAYSETEVRQFLADLLPVLDFVHKHNVIHRDIKPENIVRRDSDKKPVLIDFGGAKQVTQTSIARQATAIYTLGYAPTEQMAGFACQASDLYALGVTCVRLLTQDLPLQDDYGQLQDHLYDAMNAKWLWEKRLRIKKITISDELKQILNKLLQHFASDRYQSAMDVLDDLNFPKSPVAIKFPSFPQPPLTPPPPIKITVPLPLLYNFDYYVITVDTSGREVNRDRRNTKYFAEELGRNTTLEMVSIPSGNFIMGSLSCEGDDDERPQHEVIVPPFFITKYPITQLQWRTVAALPEVKQALPPNPSKFKGANLPVENVSWYEAVEFCARLAIKTGRQYRLPSEAEWEYACRAGTTTSFHFGETITSDLINCSGSDTYSVEPKSRFRKETTHVGYFEVANAFGLYDMHGLVWEWCADSWHNNYNDAPTDGTVWEDGGDQHRRVLRGGAWNFSAELCRSASRSWNEADGGLRMCGFRVVFSV